One genomic window of uncultured delta proteobacterium includes the following:
- a CDS encoding conserved membrane hypothetical protein (Evidence 4 : Homologs of previously reported genes of unknown function), producing the protein MPFSLTPARVGVLMALGAISGWSFNFFFSRALAGVLPPFTFTLLRTVVALIAFAPFALGAFIRCWPYLCKRPVFYIFLSLTGIGYYNALIYTAGQTTPVINMALLALSSPVFTLALARILYNEPLPYRRLFGLATALCGVTLLVARGDLGLLKTLSFHTGDFLMLTGAFIFASYSVSLRRIDPEVSSYGFIYTMFVVSFVFLLPFAGWELARGMTVDFTPMAVAGILYLGIVASIFCYICWNGAIARIGSGNVALIYYTMPFFSGMEAVLLLGEPLRWFHFASGALIIAGVLVATRR; encoded by the coding sequence ATGCCCTTTTCCCTGACGCCGGCCCGTGTCGGCGTGCTTATGGCGCTGGGCGCCATTTCCGGATGGTCCTTCAACTTCTTTTTTTCCCGCGCGCTGGCCGGGGTCTTGCCTCCCTTTACCTTCACCCTCCTGCGGACGGTCGTGGCGCTTATCGCGTTCGCGCCGTTCGCGCTCGGGGCGTTCATCCGCTGCTGGCCGTATCTCTGCAAGCGGCCTGTTTTTTACATCTTCCTGTCCCTGACCGGCATCGGGTACTACAACGCCCTGATTTACACGGCGGGGCAAACCACGCCGGTCATCAACATGGCTCTTCTGGCCCTGTCCTCGCCGGTGTTTACCCTGGCTCTCGCCCGGATCCTCTATAACGAACCGCTGCCGTACCGCCGTTTGTTCGGCCTTGCAACCGCGCTGTGCGGGGTGACGCTGCTGGTCGCGCGCGGGGACCTCGGCCTGCTCAAAACGCTCAGTTTCCACACAGGCGACTTTCTCATGCTGACGGGCGCGTTCATCTTCGCCAGTTACTCCGTCAGCCTGCGCCGCATCGACCCGGAAGTCTCCAGTTACGGGTTCATCTACACCATGTTCGTGGTCAGTTTCGTCTTTCTGCTGCCTTTCGCGGGCTGGGAACTGGCCCGGGGCATGACGGTCGACTTCACGCCCATGGCCGTCGCGGGCATCCTGTACCTGGGCATCGTCGCGTCCATCTTCTGCTATATCTGCTGGAACGGCGCCATCGCGCGCATCGGGTCGGGGAACGTCGCCCTGATTTACTACACCATGCCGTTTTTCAGCGGCATGGAAGCCGTGTTGCTCCTCGGCGAGCCGCTCAGATGGTTCCATTTCGCCAGCGGCGCGCTCATCATCGCGGGCGTGCTGGTGGCAACGAGGCGGTAG
- a CDS encoding membrane hypothetical protein (Evidence 5 : No homology to any previously reported sequences) — MLQTVTGASRVFRLLGIDRLHPASVKALRHMCGFLAVMAFLLAMPLQAAAQRGVAISYLADETASLGIEAVVAAEKAGAFRGYVPSFMAFSRLPDTFNGAVWLKITFDATFERPVTALHADFGTALPGVTRLFIPQPNGSFAVMECPPPHGQFTLPENTPFSNTLYARIDGTPGLWFRPFLSSAEDGPHALPLHFILGGLFGAAMLLLLIQYVRKAEEWRLWAAITAGCGIVAAILPPTPVAGAAYTPLMAAAMLMPGLILTFFAHTTRHLFDSPRTMPGYDKLLVFLYLAGAAIALLPLVPGFLWVSRYLPFANTALLPLLSVCMVAMARSLRGCSVYFCACLLPVLGVAASAWELTATDTPAIAGTGGLWGLALAMLAMAFIAPARKDEAKAEDDVFDSLNRSPRLSLREETLPEDLPPAAGPSMVEETAPAAWEPAAREEDAAAGPDRAETTPAASWADEAPAAPRPVLPEWEPVTEAAPEDQYPSLSLFGNPLESVEPPAPSPAAQTDAGLPIPDSALEPRSRAFAAEAPAAVEKAPAAPEKTPFPAPAIEPREPEAAAQPAVDIFPAATAVKEEAAIAETPAVEAPAVHVVTIAEEEPEDQVPLPSPAPLWDEREQAAEADDDTAAQQQSPAMERRRNRRMLFNLPLLIKNAYDAVTPLAESKNCSMTWFIAPQTGRLFEGEAELLESALQLILSDMAEAVEQGNVRLNVRRLPDSAEPGHLVFTIVGWDARQKTAHERNIAGHAEAWALAERTGGIFSMEHSPSGTTVIFSAVFTAMDEPAEDSAAPRAPAAPSVPETGADAPAHAEPQGVSVFTDHPDIAMPAEAVEKAAAMPHTPVSDVPPGVDADSLADNRETKRSPYRVIVADSAASSRARTAKVFTGTAYSVLECTSPQDACALYTRHPAAVVIMNADMPEVDITAAIKDIHADDADRGRTPAFTVALVGYSAQAARMMQAGCSRTVLKSLIDAELLRTVEELAPPPGAIPAPALPEQTAPARPEPATPEIRLDAALSDIPPVREPAGPSTVGTAPATAETPAAPERGIFASVLPPSPPAAAQPAAPAVTPRPTEKVAATPAAAKSEGPELALLDMIITDDDEEPAAAPQPAKPAKSVKVTVKAAAKPVVKQSTEETAAPAAPAPSPAPVAASTTAAIAAVTAAVAEQPRKAAAPEAVPAEPGVGTFSPAPAPISIPLPGEEDSVFKDMLPLVPGLVIELNDAMADAERGKAQKSPMLVQAAAARVAGEAESFGLTRLERMARCVERAAAADDIEPMECVLADLEAWIERYTEALRKLHREAQW; from the coding sequence ATGCTACAGACCGTAACCGGCGCGAGCCGTGTTTTCCGTTTATTGGGAATTGACCGCCTTCATCCTGCTTCGGTGAAGGCGCTACGCCATATGTGCGGTTTTCTCGCCGTTATGGCCTTCCTTCTCGCCATGCCGCTCCAGGCCGCGGCGCAACGGGGCGTCGCCATCAGCTATCTGGCGGACGAAACCGCCTCCCTCGGCATAGAAGCCGTTGTCGCGGCGGAAAAAGCCGGGGCGTTCAGGGGGTATGTGCCCTCGTTCATGGCGTTTTCCCGGCTGCCGGATACTTTTAACGGCGCCGTGTGGCTGAAAATTACGTTCGATGCAACGTTCGAAAGGCCCGTGACCGCGCTGCACGCCGATTTCGGAACGGCCCTGCCGGGCGTTACGCGCCTTTTCATCCCGCAGCCGAACGGTTCCTTCGCCGTTATGGAATGCCCGCCGCCTCACGGCCAGTTCACCCTGCCGGAAAACACCCCCTTCTCGAACACGCTATACGCCCGCATCGACGGAACGCCCGGCCTGTGGTTCAGGCCGTTTCTGAGCTCCGCGGAAGACGGCCCGCACGCGCTGCCGCTGCACTTCATCCTGGGGGGTCTGTTCGGCGCGGCCATGCTCCTGTTGCTCATCCAGTATGTGCGCAAAGCGGAGGAATGGCGCCTTTGGGCCGCCATTACCGCGGGCTGCGGCATCGTGGCGGCCATATTGCCGCCGACGCCCGTTGCCGGGGCGGCATACACGCCGCTCATGGCGGCGGCCATGCTCATGCCCGGCCTTATCCTGACCTTTTTCGCGCACACGACCCGCCACCTGTTCGACTCGCCCCGCACCATGCCGGGCTATGACAAGCTTCTTGTCTTCCTGTATCTGGCAGGCGCCGCAATAGCGCTGCTGCCGCTGGTGCCGGGATTTTTATGGGTCAGCCGGTATCTGCCGTTCGCCAATACCGCGCTGCTGCCGCTGCTGTCAGTGTGCATGGTCGCCATGGCCCGGTCCCTCAGGGGCTGCTCCGTCTATTTCTGCGCCTGCCTGCTGCCCGTGCTCGGCGTTGCGGCCTCGGCCTGGGAATTGACCGCGACGGACACGCCCGCGATCGCGGGAACCGGCGGCCTGTGGGGCCTCGCTCTCGCCATGCTGGCCATGGCCTTTATCGCCCCGGCGAGAAAAGACGAGGCCAAGGCCGAAGACGACGTTTTTGACTCCCTGAATCGCTCCCCCCGCCTCTCCCTGCGCGAAGAGACACTGCCCGAAGACCTTCCCCCTGCCGCCGGACCGAGCATGGTGGAAGAAACGGCGCCCGCCGCCTGGGAGCCTGCCGCCAGGGAAGAAGACGCCGCCGCCGGACCGGACCGAGCGGAAACGACACCTGCCGCCTCCTGGGCGGACGAAGCGCCCGCCGCGCCCCGCCCCGTATTGCCAGAGTGGGAACCCGTTACGGAAGCGGCGCCTGAAGACCAATACCCCTCCCTCTCTCTTTTCGGGAACCCCCTGGAATCCGTGGAACCGCCCGCGCCTTCCCCGGCCGCGCAAACGGACGCGGGCCTTCCCATCCCGGATTCCGCGCTTGAGCCGCGTTCACGGGCGTTTGCCGCCGAAGCGCCCGCCGCTGTGGAAAAGGCCCCGGCCGCTCCGGAAAAGACGCCGTTCCCCGCCCCCGCTATTGAGCCGCGGGAGCCGGAAGCCGCCGCGCAGCCCGCCGTGGACATTTTCCCCGCCGCGACCGCTGTGAAAGAAGAAGCCGCGATCGCGGAAACACCCGCCGTGGAAGCGCCCGCCGTCCATGTCGTCACCATCGCCGAGGAAGAGCCGGAGGACCAGGTCCCGCTGCCTTCCCCCGCCCCGCTCTGGGACGAACGGGAACAGGCGGCGGAAGCCGATGATGATACGGCCGCGCAGCAGCAGTCGCCCGCCATGGAACGCCGCCGGAACCGCCGGATGCTGTTCAACCTGCCGTTGCTTATCAAAAACGCCTATGACGCCGTCACGCCCCTGGCCGAGAGCAAAAATTGCAGCATGACCTGGTTCATCGCGCCGCAGACAGGGCGCCTCTTCGAAGGGGAAGCGGAGCTGCTTGAATCCGCCCTGCAGCTCATCCTGAGCGACATGGCCGAAGCCGTGGAGCAGGGTAACGTCAGGCTGAACGTCCGGCGCCTGCCGGACAGCGCCGAACCCGGCCATCTCGTATTCACCATCGTGGGCTGGGACGCCAGGCAGAAAACAGCGCACGAGCGCAACATCGCCGGCCATGCCGAAGCCTGGGCCCTGGCGGAACGGACCGGCGGCATTTTCAGCATGGAACATTCCCCCAGCGGCACCACGGTTATTTTCTCCGCCGTGTTCACCGCCATGGACGAACCGGCGGAAGACAGCGCGGCGCCCCGCGCCCCCGCCGCGCCTTCGGTTCCGGAAACCGGCGCGGACGCCCCCGCCCATGCGGAACCGCAGGGCGTTTCCGTCTTCACCGACCATCCTGATATTGCCATGCCCGCCGAGGCCGTGGAAAAAGCCGCGGCAATGCCGCACACGCCGGTTTCCGACGTTCCCCCGGGAGTGGACGCGGACAGCCTGGCCGACAACCGCGAAACAAAACGCTCGCCGTACAGGGTCATCGTCGCGGACAGCGCCGCCTCCAGCCGGGCGAGGACGGCCAAGGTCTTCACCGGAACGGCATACTCCGTCCTCGAATGCACGTCCCCGCAGGACGCCTGCGCCCTGTACACCCGGCACCCGGCCGCCGTGGTCATCATGAACGCGGATATGCCCGAAGTGGACATTACCGCCGCCATAAAAGATATCCATGCCGATGACGCGGACCGCGGGCGTACCCCGGCCTTTACCGTGGCCCTTGTGGGCTATTCCGCACAAGCGGCCCGCATGATGCAGGCCGGATGCTCGCGGACCGTGCTGAAAAGCCTGATCGACGCCGAGCTGCTGCGCACGGTGGAAGAGCTTGCCCCGCCGCCCGGCGCGATTCCCGCGCCCGCCCTACCGGAACAAACGGCTCCCGCCCGGCCGGAACCGGCGACGCCGGAAATCCGCCTTGATGCGGCCCTGTCCGACATCCCGCCCGTTCGCGAGCCCGCCGGGCCCTCCACTGTGGGCACCGCCCCGGCAACGGCGGAAACCCCGGCCGCGCCGGAACGCGGCATTTTCGCCTCCGTGCTGCCGCCTTCCCCGCCCGCGGCGGCCCAACCGGCGGCCCCGGCGGTAACGCCGCGCCCCACGGAAAAGGTTGCGGCAACGCCCGCCGCCGCAAAATCCGAAGGGCCGGAACTGGCGCTGCTTGACATGATTATTACTGATGACGATGAAGAGCCCGCCGCCGCGCCCCAACCGGCCAAGCCCGCGAAGAGCGTCAAGGTGACCGTTAAGGCGGCGGCAAAACCCGTCGTGAAGCAAAGCACGGAGGAAACCGCCGCGCCCGCCGCACCGGCCCCGTCTCCCGCCCCGGTTGCCGCGTCAACCACGGCCGCGATAGCGGCGGTAACGGCGGCGGTGGCGGAACAGCCGCGAAAAGCCGCCGCGCCCGAGGCCGTCCCGGCCGAGCCGGGCGTGGGGACGTTCTCTCCCGCCCCGGCCCCCATCAGCATTCCCCTGCCCGGAGAAGAAGACAGTGTTTTCAAAGATATGCTGCCGCTGGTTCCCGGCCTGGTGATTGAACTGAACGATGCCATGGCGGATGCCGAAAGAGGCAAAGCCCAGAAAAGCCCCATGCTGGTGCAGGCAGCCGCCGCGCGCGTGGCCGGCGAGGCCGAGAGCTTCGGCCTGACCCGTCTGGAGCGCATGGCCCGCTGCGTTGAGCGCGCCGCCGCCGCGGACGACATAGAACCCATGGAATGCGTCCTCGCGGACCTGGAAGCCTGGATAGAACGGTATACGGAAGCCTTGCGAAAACTGCACCGCGAAGCCCAATGGTAA
- a CDS encoding hypothetical protein (Evidence 5 : No homology to any previously reported sequences) yields the protein MRQLCGVSDDPSTFITIHVSPGEGNG from the coding sequence GTGCGCCAGCTGTGTGGCGTTTCCGATGATCCATCCACCTTTATTACAATACATGTTTCACCTGGCGAGGGCAATGGGTAG
- the iaaH gene encoding Indole-3-acetyl-aspartic acid hydrolase, with product MNDAIHKKVEELAPFISLMRRDLHKHPEAAWTEFRTASIVAKRLTELGYTLTMGKDAISKEAMMGVPSPDVLKKHQERAIEQGADPKFVARMDGGLTGMWADLQCGGGPGPKFALRFDLDSNDAVECELPEHKPAREGFASVNKGAMHACGHDGHVAVGLAVAEILVGMKDRLKGSIRLIFQPAEEGVRGAGPMVEAGCCKDVDLIVGAHIGFQAAKKGDIVCGARGFLATTKWDVRITGKSAHAGAAPQEGRNALLAACAATTNLHAIARHGDGTTRITVGRLEGGQGRNVIPPNAFMALETRGMTSDLDDYMTTEAARIIKAAVEMWHCTHEIEVMGGTKSGASSPEMIAKVMALAQTMPAFTNIMDEKDFGASEDYSHMMTVVQQRGGLGTYIQVGTNKTAGHHNDRFDFEEDDLLPMAEILVRVVDAYLAK from the coding sequence ATGAACGACGCTATTCATAAAAAAGTAGAGGAACTCGCCCCGTTTATTTCGCTTATGCGGCGCGACCTGCACAAACATCCCGAAGCCGCCTGGACGGAATTTCGCACGGCCTCCATCGTGGCCAAGCGGCTGACCGAGCTTGGCTACACCCTGACCATGGGCAAGGACGCGATCAGCAAGGAGGCCATGATGGGCGTGCCCTCGCCCGATGTTCTGAAAAAACATCAGGAACGGGCCATCGAGCAGGGAGCGGACCCGAAGTTCGTCGCGCGCATGGACGGCGGGCTGACCGGCATGTGGGCGGATTTGCAATGCGGCGGCGGCCCCGGCCCCAAATTCGCGCTCCGGTTCGACCTGGATTCCAACGACGCGGTGGAATGCGAGCTGCCGGAACACAAGCCCGCCAGAGAGGGATTTGCTTCCGTCAACAAGGGGGCCATGCACGCCTGCGGCCACGACGGCCACGTCGCCGTGGGGCTGGCTGTGGCGGAAATTCTCGTTGGGATGAAGGACCGTTTGAAAGGGTCCATCCGGCTCATTTTTCAGCCCGCCGAGGAAGGCGTGCGCGGCGCCGGTCCCATGGTGGAGGCCGGGTGCTGCAAGGATGTGGATTTGATCGTGGGCGCGCACATCGGGTTCCAGGCGGCCAAAAAGGGCGACATTGTCTGCGGCGCGCGGGGCTTTTTGGCCACGACCAAGTGGGACGTGCGCATTACCGGTAAATCCGCCCACGCGGGCGCGGCCCCCCAGGAAGGGCGAAACGCGCTGCTCGCGGCCTGCGCCGCCACGACCAATTTGCACGCTATTGCCCGGCACGGGGACGGCACGACCCGCATCACCGTGGGGCGCCTTGAAGGCGGCCAGGGGCGCAACGTCATCCCGCCCAACGCGTTCATGGCGCTGGAAACGCGCGGCATGACCAGCGACCTTGACGATTACATGACCACGGAAGCCGCCCGGATCATCAAGGCCGCCGTGGAAATGTGGCACTGCACGCACGAGATAGAAGTGATGGGCGGGACGAAAAGCGGCGCGAGCAGCCCGGAAATGATCGCCAAAGTCATGGCCCTGGCTCAAACCATGCCCGCTTTTACCAATATTATGGATGAGAAGGACTTCGGCGCGAGCGAGGATTATTCCCACATGATGACCGTGGTGCAACAGCGCGGCGGGCTTGGGACCTACATCCAGGTGGGTACCAACAAGACCGCCGGGCACCATAACGACCGCTTCGATTTTGAAGAGGACGACCTGTTGCCCATGGCGGAAATCCTCGTGCGGGTGGTTGACGCCTATCTGGCGAAGTAG
- a CDS encoding exported hypothetical protein (Evidence 5 : No homology to any previously reported sequences): MKRRTRIALIIAAAVVVIFVVGIGLAVTFINPNAFKPEIEAAALQATGKELSLQGDLSLSFFPGLRLEAGPAELKDSPSFGSESFARVEKISASVDLLPLFSGRAEVRAITISGLRLKLAVNDKGAVNWAMPQKPKAATDPAPKPAPEPSPKPGGGKSAQAALSAIALDSLVIEDTLVVYTDMRSKDSMRVAVPSFTLNSLKVGQKTTMKAEVAYTGPLARPVTLALDADFVLPASFVEGLTFNAKGKLDDTPFSCSGTAALPETADGQLFSLKSDITVGALDLDKYTAAMGSAKQAPPAAQKDATREKTGGKAPSGDEGLRTLLRTIFLDLRIAMESLTVAKVPVKNIKASIKSDQGLLVAKPVTMTVAEGPVTLEASVDARGKDIRSRVTGDWKAAKVGSLLQAATGKTSLTGDLDASWGLNLTGTAWPEAAKTLEGKASANFTNGAMQGFKLIPSGIPGLPAHTMNLTNLRGSGTWNIAKGVAHNNDLIAKAVGLDAVGTGKIDIPDQSLFYNVTVELPTLPELPNLTVLPVVISGKFDSVSYGIDQPALLRDTAKSILDPTTKAGQGIQRGIGKIFGR; encoded by the coding sequence ATGAAACGAAGAACACGGATAGCGCTTATCATAGCGGCGGCTGTTGTGGTGATTTTCGTCGTCGGTATCGGCCTTGCCGTCACCTTCATAAACCCCAACGCCTTCAAACCGGAAATTGAAGCCGCCGCCCTGCAGGCCACCGGCAAGGAGCTGTCGTTGCAGGGCGACCTGTCCTTGTCTTTTTTCCCCGGCCTGCGCCTGGAAGCCGGCCCGGCGGAACTCAAGGACAGTCCGTCTTTCGGCTCGGAATCCTTTGCCCGCGTGGAAAAAATAAGCGCGTCCGTCGATCTGCTGCCGCTTTTCAGCGGCAGGGCGGAGGTCCGGGCCATCACCATCTCCGGGCTGCGCCTCAAACTCGCGGTCAACGATAAGGGCGCCGTGAACTGGGCCATGCCGCAGAAGCCGAAGGCCGCAACCGATCCCGCTCCCAAACCGGCCCCCGAACCGTCGCCGAAACCGGGCGGAGGAAAATCCGCCCAAGCCGCTCTCTCGGCCATCGCCCTGGATTCCCTCGTCATCGAGGATACGCTCGTCGTGTATACCGACATGCGTTCCAAGGACAGCATGCGGGTGGCCGTCCCGTCCTTTACACTCAACTCCCTCAAAGTAGGGCAGAAAACCACCATGAAGGCCGAGGTTGCGTATACCGGCCCCCTGGCGCGGCCGGTCACGCTCGCCCTGGACGCGGATTTCGTTTTGCCGGCCTCCTTTGTCGAGGGCCTCACCTTCAACGCCAAGGGCAAACTTGACGACACCCCCTTCTCCTGCTCCGGTACGGCCGCGCTCCCGGAAACCGCGGATGGGCAGTTGTTCTCGCTGAAAAGCGACATAACCGTCGGCGCCCTTGATCTCGACAAGTACACGGCCGCCATGGGCAGCGCCAAACAGGCCCCTCCCGCCGCGCAAAAGGATGCGACGCGGGAAAAAACCGGCGGCAAAGCGCCCTCGGGAGACGAAGGCCTCCGGACGCTCTTGCGCACGATATTCCTTGACCTGCGCATCGCCATGGAATCCCTGACCGTCGCCAAGGTGCCGGTAAAGAACATCAAGGCATCCATCAAGTCGGACCAGGGCCTGCTTGTCGCAAAACCCGTAACCATGACCGTCGCGGAAGGGCCGGTGACCCTTGAGGCCTCCGTGGACGCCAGGGGCAAGGATATCCGCAGCCGCGTCACCGGGGACTGGAAAGCCGCCAAAGTCGGCAGTCTGTTGCAGGCCGCCACGGGTAAAACTTCCCTGACGGGCGATCTCGACGCCTCCTGGGGGCTCAATCTCACCGGCACGGCCTGGCCCGAAGCCGCCAAAACCCTGGAGGGCAAAGCGTCCGCCAACTTCACCAACGGGGCCATGCAGGGCTTCAAGCTCATTCCCTCCGGTATTCCCGGCCTGCCGGCCCACACCATGAACCTGACCAACCTGCGGGGCTCCGGAACCTGGAACATCGCGAAAGGCGTCGCGCACAACAACGACCTCATTGCCAAGGCCGTGGGGCTTGACGCCGTGGGTACCGGCAAAATAGACATTCCGGACCAGTCTCTGTTCTACAACGTTACCGTGGAACTCCCCACCCTGCCGGAACTGCCCAACCTGACCGTGCTGCCCGTGGTGATCTCCGGCAAGTTCGATTCCGTCTCCTACGGCATAGACCAGCCCGCGCTGCTGCGCGACACGGCGAAAAGCATTCTTGACCCGACCACCAAAGCCGGGCAGGGAATACAGCGCGGGATCGGGAAGATCTTCGGCCGCTGA
- a CDS encoding Anaerobic c4-dicarboxylate antiporter, DcuC family — protein MLHWLLGVLGVNPAITATVMIWVGVLVILGVVFALIKQKETRLVLIAAGFLLCFLSVKPMEAFAAFEKAMTNAGLIKTILSVMGFAYVMKLTKCDAHLVNMMVGALSNVRVIIVPAVALVTAFINISLSSAAGVSAAVGAIMIPLMMSLGVSPAMAASAVMAGTFGSMLSPGLSHNAFIANDLLKGVPVMNVIAVHWHVSVIAMVIGAVSLMVVAILCKETSGYKPDAAHEVAQIEKPNVLYGLIPVIPVVLLAISAFVSKSDAAWAKSFITAMPWFKNLSVPTAMLIGAFLGLLVTRTNPTSGTKEFFKGMGDSYASVMGIIIAAGVFVAGMQAVGLVDSLIAALKESTSMAKYAAAYGPFFLAIITGSGDAATLAFNGAVTPHAEQFGMTIAQMGSLATLGGCLGRTMSPLAGAAIVCAGLAGVNPLEIAKRNAPGMLIAVTVCMLMLG, from the coding sequence ATGCTGCACTGGTTACTGGGTGTTCTGGGGGTTAATCCCGCGATTACCGCCACGGTCATGATCTGGGTGGGGGTGCTTGTCATCCTCGGCGTCGTTTTTGCCTTGATTAAACAGAAGGAAACCCGCCTTGTCCTGATCGCCGCGGGCTTTTTGCTGTGTTTTCTTTCCGTCAAGCCCATGGAGGCCTTCGCGGCCTTTGAAAAGGCCATGACCAACGCGGGGCTGATTAAGACCATCCTGTCCGTGATGGGCTTCGCCTACGTTATGAAACTCACCAAATGCGACGCCCACCTGGTGAACATGATGGTCGGCGCTCTTTCCAACGTCCGGGTCATTATCGTCCCTGCCGTGGCATTGGTGACGGCCTTCATCAACATTTCCCTTTCCAGCGCGGCGGGCGTTTCCGCGGCCGTCGGCGCGATCATGATCCCGCTCATGATGAGCCTGGGCGTAAGCCCGGCCATGGCGGCTTCGGCGGTCATGGCCGGAACGTTCGGCAGCATGCTTTCCCCCGGCCTTTCCCATAACGCCTTCATCGCCAACGATCTGCTCAAGGGCGTGCCGGTCATGAACGTCATCGCGGTGCACTGGCACGTTTCCGTGATAGCCATGGTCATCGGCGCCGTCAGCCTGATGGTGGTCGCGATTCTGTGCAAGGAAACGTCGGGCTACAAGCCCGATGCCGCCCACGAAGTGGCCCAGATTGAAAAGCCCAACGTGCTGTATGGTCTTATCCCGGTCATCCCGGTGGTGCTGCTGGCCATATCCGCGTTTGTGAGCAAATCCGACGCGGCGTGGGCCAAAAGCTTCATCACGGCCATGCCGTGGTTCAAGAACCTTTCCGTCCCGACGGCCATGCTGATCGGCGCGTTCCTCGGCCTTCTGGTCACCCGGACCAACCCGACCTCCGGCACCAAGGAGTTTTTCAAGGGCATGGGCGATTCCTACGCTTCGGTTATGGGCATCATCATCGCGGCCGGGGTCTTCGTCGCGGGGATGCAGGCCGTGGGCCTGGTGGATTCGCTCATCGCGGCCCTCAAGGAGTCCACGTCCATGGCCAAGTACGCGGCCGCTTACGGGCCGTTTTTCCTGGCCATCATCACCGGTTCCGGGGACGCCGCGACGCTGGCGTTTAACGGCGCCGTAACGCCCCACGCCGAGCAGTTCGGCATGACCATCGCCCAGATGGGCTCCCTCGCAACCCTCGGCGGCTGCCTCGGCAGGACCATGTCGCCTCTGGCGGGCGCGGCCATCGTGTGCGCCGGCCTCGCCGGGGTGAACCCCCTGGAAATCGCCAAGCGCAACGCGCCGGGCATGCTCATCGCGGTAACCGTCTGCATGCTGATGCTGGGATAA
- a CDS encoding conserved hypothetical protein (Evidence 4 : Homologs of previously reported genes of unknown function) has translation MAVIHKSLLQFIFSGSYMKRWNDKLRPSDLHEVDKQGHKMIVAWLLCKMNADKLGSREEQLRLEHNVIKGGIFDYFFRLVITDIKPPVFYRIKANPSHFAKLAEWALKELAPQVKPLGDGFWRELSAYVQGERPDELATRILDAAHHYASYWEFRAIRPFNSFDDEMPDIDKSFIEHLRRNRDLAGVPELLGEKPDAAIHKLANLCGQLRFQKRWSQTPRLPETSVMGHMFIVACYAYLFSLSLGACRARLVNNFFTGMLHDLPEVLTRDIISPVKKSIEGLDAIIRDYEGEAINRRILDPLRKDGLDSIVNRLHYYLGMSGASEFGNTIMRNGLSVEIPFNEMHRLYNDDTYDPKDGELIKVCDYLAAFLEAYVAIRHGVASDQIHQALWRLRAAHRDKELGPLHIGAIFADFD, from the coding sequence ATGGCAGTTATTCATAAGAGTTTGTTGCAGTTTATTTTTTCCGGATCATACATGAAGCGGTGGAACGACAAACTCCGCCCGTCGGACCTGCACGAAGTGGACAAACAGGGCCACAAGATGATCGTGGCCTGGCTTCTTTGCAAGATGAACGCCGATAAACTCGGCAGCAGGGAAGAACAACTCCGCCTGGAGCACAACGTTATCAAGGGCGGGATCTTCGATTATTTTTTCCGCCTGGTCATCACGGACATCAAGCCGCCGGTTTTCTACCGCATCAAAGCCAACCCTTCGCATTTCGCCAAATTGGCGGAGTGGGCGCTGAAGGAACTCGCGCCCCAGGTCAAGCCCCTGGGCGACGGGTTCTGGCGGGAGCTTAGCGCCTACGTGCAGGGGGAGCGGCCCGACGAGCTGGCGACGCGCATCCTGGACGCCGCGCACCATTACGCGAGTTACTGGGAGTTCAGGGCCATCCGGCCGTTCAACAGTTTTGACGATGAGATGCCGGATATCGACAAAAGTTTCATCGAGCATTTGCGGCGCAACAGGGATCTGGCCGGGGTTCCGGAGCTTCTGGGTGAAAAGCCGGACGCCGCCATCCACAAGCTCGCCAACCTCTGCGGGCAACTCCGGTTCCAGAAGCGCTGGTCCCAGACGCCGCGCCTGCCGGAAACCTCGGTCATGGGGCACATGTTCATTGTGGCCTGCTATGCGTATCTGTTCAGCCTCAGCCTGGGCGCCTGCCGGGCGCGGCTGGTGAACAACTTTTTCACCGGCATGCTGCACGACCTGCCGGAAGTGTTGACCCGCGACATCATCTCCCCGGTGAAAAAATCCATCGAGGGGCTGGATGCCATCATCCGCGACTACGAGGGTGAAGCCATCAACCGGCGCATCCTGGACCCCCTGCGCAAGGACGGGCTGGATTCCATCGTCAACCGGCTGCACTATTATCTGGGGATGAGCGGGGCTTCCGAGTTCGGCAACACCATCATGCGCAACGGGTTGTCCGTGGAGATCCCCTTCAACGAAATGCACCGGCTGTATAATGACGATACATACGATCCCAAGGACGGGGAGCTGATTAAGGTCTGCGATTATCTCGCGGCGTTTCTGGAAGCGTACGTCGCCATCCGGCACGGGGTCGCCTCCGACCAGATTCATCAGGCGCTCTGGCGCCTGCGGGCCGCGCATCGCGACAAGGAGCTCGGTCCGTTGCACATAGGCGCGATTTTCGCGGATTTTGATTAG